The window CTCTCTTTCCAGACCCCCTTCGACCGACGCCGACGCAACGCCGTCGACTTTCTCGAGCTCTTCCTTGACTACATCCATGGCGATCTGGCGAAGCTCCATAGGGCTGCGGTTACCCGTAACACTGATAGTCATAACCGGCAATGCGAATGGATTGAAAGGCACGACAAGGGGTTCCGAGGCGTCCCTGGGCAACCGTGCCTTGATAAGGTCTACTTTTTCCCTGGTCCTCAGGGAAGCGAAGTCCATGTTCTGTTCCCATCCAAACTCCGCCATGACCAGCGATATGCCTTCCTTGGAAATAGACCTGATGCTCTTAAGACCGCTTACGGTACCTACGGCTTCTTCCACCGGCCTGGTAAGAAGGGTCTCTATTTCCTCGGGAGCCGCGTTAGCGTATCCGGTAAAAACCGTTAGCTGAGGATATGTGATCGGCGGGAACAATTCCTGAGGCAGCTTCGCAAGAGAGATCACCCCGAAGAGCATGACCCCCAGGAATATCATGATAGTAGTTACCGGTTTCCTTGTAGAAAATTCAGGTAAGCCCATATGTATAAGTTCTTTGTTTACATTATGTTAAGAGGCGCTAAAAGAGGGTCTCTTGTATCTCCGTGATCTCGACCTTGTCTTTATCCTTATACTCCTGGTGCAGTTCTCTGATCACCAGTTCTCCCTCTTTCACCCCTTTGGCAACTTCAGCGGCATCATGGGTAAGATATTCTATCTCTATCTCTCTTTCCTCGACCGTACCCATTTCAGCACCAGCCAACATGTCTTCTTCCTCTTCCGCTTTCTCTTCTTTTGCTTCAGGATGGACGACATAGATGAAATACTTGTTCTCTTTCTTTTTGAAAGCAGATGCCGGGATGATCAAAGCATCCCTTTTTTCGTAAGTATTGATTATCGCGCGCGCGAACATGCCAGGCTTCAACTTGTTATCTTCGTTATCCAGCTCGACCTTTACCGTCTGTGTCCTTGTTCTTCCCTGAATCATCGGTGACATGCTGTCCACTGTGCCCACATAGGAGTCCCCGGGCAATGCATCGATGAATATTTCAACGTTCTGCCCGAGCTCTATCTTGGGTGAATCCTCCTCAATAACATCAAAGGTGGCATATACCTCGCTGAAGTCCACGAAGGTACCTATTTTGTCCTGTGAAGTCACGTAAGTCCCCGCATCTTTTTCCTTGCTGCCCAGGTACCCGTCACTTGGCGCGTAAATGTTCGTTTTTTCAAGATCCCTTTTGGCGGACTCGTATTCGAGTTTTTTCTGTTCAACGGCGAGTTTATCCACACCGCCGACCTCATAGAGTTTTTTCGCTTTTTCCAGTTCAAGACTGGCATATTTCAATTTAAGCAGAGCATCTTTCTGGTCTAAACTTGCGATAATATCACCCTCTAGGATCCTTTCCCCTTCCTCGAAATTGAAGCTTTCCAATATCCCTTTCCCATCAAACTTAAGCTCTATCTCGCGTCGCCCCTCTATTCTGCCCATTACCGGAAGAGTGTCCTTAAAATCCATCCGCTTAACTTTATAGACCTTAACGGGTGTGGTTTCAAGAAATTCGACCATCTCCTTGACCTCCTCGGCCTTGGGACCGAAGAGCACTTGCTTGATCTTGCCCACTGTCCGGGTAAGAATAACGGCAGTTATTAAAATACCCAGCAATATCCAGATATAATTTTTCTTGATCTTGGATGGGTCTATCCTTATTTTCGTAATATCGATATTTTTCAGGTTCTCCGCTGCCTTTTTAAGGTCGACGTTTCTCATGTTCTCAGCGGCTTTCTTAACATCTATATTCTTCATGGATTCCGAACCCTTTTTCAGGTATTGTTTCAACCTGTTCAGGAATTCATTGAAATTTATACCCATGCTTTCCTCCTTTTATGATAAAGATATCCCTTGCCGTAAATATCCTGTTACTATCTGGCACTTTGGCGATGATGTTATTGCTGGCCTTGCAACTCTTTTCGTCTTATCTGGTTATTGTAGATCTCTTCCGCATTGTTTATTTCATCTAACATAGCCCTAGCATCATCGTTTGCATTATCTATTTCAAGAGCATATTTAACTGCGTCACGCGCTTTCTCGTACTGATTATTGAACATGTATTTTCTCGCACGTTTTAGATAAGTGGCGATCTTTCGGCGTAACCTAGCCTCTTTCGAGCGCTCTAGTTCTTCGGCCTTCTCACGAGCGATCCTCTCGCG is drawn from Candidatus Omnitrophota bacterium and contains these coding sequences:
- a CDS encoding efflux RND transporter periplasmic adaptor subunit gives rise to the protein MGINFNEFLNRLKQYLKKGSESMKNIDVKKAAENMRNVDLKKAAENLKNIDITKIRIDPSKIKKNYIWILLGILITAVILTRTVGKIKQVLFGPKAEEVKEMVEFLETTPVKVYKVKRMDFKDTLPVMGRIEGRREIELKFDGKGILESFNFEEGERILEGDIIASLDQKDALLKLKYASLELEKAKKLYEVGGVDKLAVEQKKLEYESAKRDLEKTNIYAPSDGYLGSKEKDAGTYVTSQDKIGTFVDFSEVYATFDVIEEDSPKIELGQNVEIFIDALPGDSYVGTVDSMSPMIQGRTRTQTVKVELDNEDNKLKPGMFARAIINTYEKRDALIIPASAFKKKENKYFIYVVHPEAKEEKAEEEEDMLAGAEMGTVEEREIEIEYLTHDAAEVAKGVKEGELVIRELHQEYKDKDKVEITEIQETLF